TCCCATAACAACGCCAGTTCCTCAATGCGGATGTCACCACGGCGTGGAGTAATGGCAAACGGCTCCACCGTCACACTGTCGGGAGCAAAGCGCTCTCCCATAGCGTCAATTTCCTCTTCGAGCTGATCGGCTAAAGCGGCGATCTCCCCATCGATGCGTGGCAGTTCCTCCTGAGCTCGTTTGACGTCCTGTTTTTCCTGGAGAATACGGCTGCCGCTACGCAGGGTTCCGGCGGCACGCGAGGCGGAACCGCGGGAAAACAGCTTGCCACCGAACAGGGCGCCGACAAGGGTCAGCCCGGCGTTGATCATGGTATCGCCGGTTTTTGCGCTGACATCCTCCTGCTCCTTTTCCAGCTTGATGACGGCGCGCTCGCGTCTGGCTTGCAAGCGATCCTCTTTGGCGGCGTAGCTTTTTTGTAGTTTTTCAACGGCGGCATCACGCTGCTCGCGCAATGCCCCGGCCACCTGCAGTTGGAAGTCCTGTTGACTGTCACCGGGCCGCGATTCCAGTTTCAGCGTGCGGCACCGATACAGGGGCAAGCTGCTGTTGCGGTAGAGGTAATCGGCAAACTCCTTTTCGATGTCACGCAGACTGGTGGCAGCACTGAGCCAGGACGGCAACGGCAGATAACGTGCCCCGGCCGGAGCAGCCAGCAAGGTTTGCTCGGCGGACTCCAAGGTTTCAGCCGTGCTCCAGTCGACCTGGCGCAGCTCCGGGGTCAGATCGAGCTTACGGATCACCGCTTGGTGTTGGTCAATGGCGCGGCTCTGATTATAAAAACGCACCTCGCCCCGAGCATACAGGGCCGGATAGCAGCGCACCGCGCCGGTGGCCAGGCCACTGGTGTAAAGCTGGGGAATCTGAGCCGACAGCACCGGCGCATGGGCGTGATCCGGGGCGTCCTGCCCAACCAACGCGGTGACTGCCGGCTGCGTGACGGCGGCAGACGGCTCTTTGCGTCCGGCCATCAGCTGCATGATCTCCTGGCGGGTGATGGGGCCGCGCAAATAACTGAGCGCCCAGCGGGTTTCAAACAGCTGCGGCTGATCGTCTTTGGCGTTCTTCAGCAGAAAATGCCGGCTCTTCAGACCGGTCAGCAGGTTGGCGTAGTGCTGGCGGTCGGTGTTCTCGCTGCCGCTGACCAGACCGTTGATCACCCGTTCCACATCCTGCCGGGTCTGCAACCGGCCGAGAAACCAGCTGCCGATATTGGCTAATCCTTTGTAATCGAGATCCACCGGATTCTGCGTGGCCAGGACGATGCCGACGCCAAAGGCGCGCGCCTGCTTGATCAGCAGCAACATCGGTTCCTTGCTTGGCGGATTGGCCGTGGCCGGAACATAACCGAACACCTCGTCCATGTACAGCAGCGCCCGCAAACTGGTGGAACCGCTCTGGCGCCGCATCCAGCTGATAAAACGGTTGAGCAGCAAGGTGACAAAAAACATCCGCTCGTTGTCGCTGAGGTGGGCAATGGACAGGATGGTAACGCGGGCCTTGCCGTGCGCGTCAAACAGCAACTGCCCGATATCGAGGGGTTCCCCTTCAGTCCAGGCGCTAAAGCCGGGATTGGAGAGGATGTTGTTGAGGCGCATGGCCAGCTCCAGCCGTTTATTCTGCGGGTAAACACTGTCGAGAGGCAAAACACCGAGCTTGCGGAACGGCGGCTGGGCAACCTGG
This is a stretch of genomic DNA from uncultured Desulfuromonas sp.. It encodes these proteins:
- a CDS encoding DUF87 domain-containing protein, translating into MMDEAVRHYERLGYFYLGKKVGLDTEPENDELLLYKSRDLTTHAAIIGMTGSGKTGLGVSLIEEAAIDNIPALIIDPKGDMGNLLLAFPQLRPEDFAPWLDAAEAERKGCSLEQLAVDTADLWRNGLAQWAQPPERISAFAADRDISIYTPGSSAGRQLSLLAGFDAPPAELIADGDAFAALVKTTVTSLLAFIDVEADPLQSPEYLLLATLFSHFWRNGENLSLEGLIGQVAQPPFRKLGVLPLDSVYPQNKRLELAMRLNNILSNPGFSAWTEGEPLDIGQLLFDAHGKARVTILSIAHLSDNERMFFVTLLLNRFISWMRRQSGSTSLRALLYMDEVFGYVPATANPPSKEPMLLLIKQARAFGVGIVLATQNPVDLDYKGLANIGSWFLGRLQTRQDVERVINGLVSGSENTDRQHYANLLTGLKSRHFLLKNAKDDQPQLFETRWALSYLRGPITRQEIMQLMAGRKEPSAAVTQPAVTALVGQDAPDHAHAPVLSAQIPQLYTSGLATGAVRCYPALYARGEVRFYNQSRAIDQHQAVIRKLDLTPELRQVDWSTAETLESAEQTLLAAPAGARYLPLPSWLSAATSLRDIEKEFADYLYRNSSLPLYRCRTLKLESRPGDSQQDFQLQVAGALREQRDAAVEKLQKSYAAKEDRLQARRERAVIKLEKEQEDVSAKTGDTMINAGLTLVGALFGGKLFSRGSASRAAGTLRSGSRILQEKQDVKRAQEELPRIDGEIAALADQLEEEIDAMGERFAPDSVTVEPFAITPRRGDIRIEELALLWEVAL